Proteins co-encoded in one Deltaproteobacteria bacterium genomic window:
- a CDS encoding response regulator yields the protein MSKKILIVDDSEIVLNLHCFILEGSGYRCTRANNGFTALEILMKEPFDLVITDINMPRMDGYELTRRIRNIEEYSDVPIIIISTEEEARDKMKGMEAGANVYIVKPAQPEVLITNVKMLLSE from the coding sequence ATGTCAAAAAAAATCTTGATCGTGGATGATTCGGAGATCGTCCTGAACCTTCACTGCTTTATTCTGGAAGGGTCAGGGTACCGTTGCACCCGGGCGAATAACGGTTTTACGGCCCTTGAAATCCTGATGAAAGAGCCCTTCGATCTGGTGATAACCGACATCAACATGCCCAGGATGGACGGTTATGAACTAACCAGGAGAATACGGAACATCGAGGAATACTCAGATGTCCCGATAATAATAATTTCTACGGAAGAAGAAGCCAGGGATAAAATGAAGGGAATGGAAGCCGGCGCAAATGTATACATTGTAAAACCAGCCCAGCCGGAGGTCCTCATCACAAACGTGAAAATGCTGCTTTCTGAATAA